In one window of Bdellovibrio bacteriovorus DNA:
- a CDS encoding LysR family transcriptional regulator: protein MDRIEAMKVYMRVSELSSFVKAAESLGMSKAHISNIIQQLEADTGTRLLHRTTRRVQMTQDGMTYYERCKDLLADIEELDALFKKDAGRLSGRIRVDMSTGIAKNLIVPRIPEFLKAHPGIEIELSSTDRRVDLVREGFDCVIRVGNLTDSGLIARPLGKFTVVNCVSPLYIKKHGRPKNLEDLSEHFLVHYVQTLGAKPDGFEYFDGEKFQIKKMRGQITVNNAENYLSACLAGLGIIQAPKAGLKEYLKNKSLIEILPTLKSEPMPVSLVYPHRRHVAKRVQVFMDWVSEIMRDYIV from the coding sequence ATGGACCGTATAGAAGCTATGAAAGTCTACATGCGCGTAAGCGAATTATCGAGCTTCGTAAAAGCGGCAGAAAGCCTTGGAATGTCCAAGGCCCATATTTCTAACATCATCCAACAGCTTGAGGCGGATACGGGCACCAGACTTCTTCACCGCACCACCCGTCGCGTTCAGATGACTCAGGACGGAATGACTTACTATGAACGATGCAAAGATCTTCTGGCGGATATTGAGGAACTAGATGCTCTCTTTAAGAAAGACGCGGGTCGCCTGTCAGGAAGAATTCGCGTCGATATGTCGACAGGTATAGCAAAAAATTTGATCGTCCCGCGGATTCCGGAATTTTTGAAAGCCCACCCGGGTATTGAGATCGAATTAAGCAGCACGGATCGTCGAGTGGACCTTGTCCGTGAAGGTTTTGATTGTGTTATTCGGGTAGGAAATTTGACGGATTCGGGACTTATTGCAAGACCTCTGGGAAAGTTCACGGTCGTAAACTGTGTGAGTCCCCTTTATATCAAAAAACACGGTCGTCCTAAAAATCTGGAAGATTTATCAGAGCACTTTCTGGTCCACTATGTACAAACCCTTGGAGCGAAGCCTGACGGTTTTGAATACTTTGACGGAGAAAAATTTCAGATCAAAAAAATGCGGGGTCAGATCACGGTGAATAATGCCGAAAATTATCTGTCGGCATGTCTAGCAGGACTGGGAATTATTCAAGCCCCTAAAGCGGGATTGAAAGAGTATCTGAAAAATAAATCCCTGATTGAGATTTTGCCGACCTTAAAAAGTGAGCCTATGCCGGTCTCTCTCGTTTATCCTCATCGTCGTCACGTTGCCAAACGTGTTCAGGTATTTATGGATTGGGTGAGCGAAATCATGCGGGACTATATCGTCTAG
- a CDS encoding exodeoxyribonuclease III: MKLITWNVNGLRSVQRKNFREWFENEKADIVCLQEIKISEEAIQEDETFYHPARYHSTWNFAEKPGYSGLALYSKKDPDAVRRGLGIEKFDREGRWLEADFGSITVVNSYWPNSQRDHARLPFKLEFCAAAEKRLQALRKKGREVVICGDFNIAHKEIDLKNPKTNTKNAGFLPEERAWMTHFLEKLEWVDSFRKFEQGAGHYTWWSYRPGVRERNVGWRLDYFLVNKEASDRLKAVSHLPDVMGSDHCPVRLTLKK, encoded by the coding sequence ATGAAATTGATCACATGGAATGTTAACGGTCTTCGCTCGGTTCAACGTAAAAACTTTCGCGAATGGTTTGAAAATGAGAAGGCCGATATCGTCTGCCTTCAAGAAATCAAAATTTCTGAAGAAGCTATTCAAGAAGACGAAACATTCTATCACCCGGCTCGCTATCACTCCACGTGGAACTTTGCTGAAAAGCCTGGGTATTCGGGGTTGGCACTTTATTCTAAAAAAGATCCTGATGCCGTTCGCCGAGGTTTAGGCATTGAAAAATTCGATCGCGAAGGCCGCTGGCTGGAAGCTGATTTTGGTTCCATCACAGTCGTGAACAGCTATTGGCCCAACAGCCAACGCGATCACGCAAGACTTCCCTTTAAACTCGAATTCTGTGCCGCTGCCGAAAAGCGTCTGCAAGCCCTTCGTAAGAAAGGCCGCGAAGTCGTCATCTGTGGTGACTTCAACATCGCCCACAAAGAAATTGATTTAAAAAATCCGAAAACAAATACCAAAAATGCCGGATTTCTTCCGGAAGAACGCGCCTGGATGACTCACTTCTTAGAAAAGCTAGAATGGGTCGACAGCTTCCGCAAATTCGAACAAGGCGCAGGTCACTACACCTGGTGGAGCTATCGCCCCGGAGTCCGCGAAAGAAACGTGGGTTGGCGCTTGGACTATTTCTTAGTAAATAAAGAAGCCTCCGACCGCTTAAAAGCCGTCAGTCACCTGCCGGATGTTATGGGATCCGATCATTGCCCTGTGCGCCTTACTTTAAAGAAGTAA
- a CDS encoding SDR family NAD(P)-dependent oxidoreductase: protein MKIAIITGGSRGLGKNTALKLAQKGNDVILTYHSKKAEADQVVAEIERQGRKAVAMPLDAGAVESFEAFAVAVRQVLKEKWNRTDFDFLINNAGTALEASIMETTAEDFDKLVNVHLKGPFFLTQKLLPLMKDGGRIVNISSGLARFALPGKAAYASMKGAIEVLTRYMAKEFGARGIAANVVAPGAIETDFGGGVVRDNPEVNKFIASQTALGRVGVPEDIGGVIASLLSEDNAWINAQRIEASGGMFL from the coding sequence ATGAAAATCGCAATTATCACTGGTGGCAGCCGAGGGTTGGGTAAGAATACCGCTTTGAAGCTAGCTCAAAAAGGGAACGACGTTATCTTGACTTATCATTCTAAGAAAGCCGAGGCAGACCAAGTCGTGGCCGAGATTGAAAGGCAAGGACGTAAGGCCGTGGCCATGCCTCTTGACGCTGGGGCGGTGGAGAGTTTTGAAGCCTTTGCCGTGGCAGTTCGTCAGGTTTTAAAAGAAAAATGGAATCGTACGGACTTTGACTTTCTTATTAATAATGCAGGCACTGCTTTAGAGGCTTCGATCATGGAGACCACAGCAGAGGACTTTGATAAGTTGGTCAATGTTCATCTGAAAGGTCCTTTCTTTTTAACTCAAAAGCTTCTTCCCCTTATGAAAGACGGCGGACGCATTGTGAATATCTCTTCGGGGCTAGCTCGTTTCGCCTTACCAGGTAAAGCGGCTTACGCTTCGATGAAAGGCGCGATCGAAGTTCTGACTCGCTATATGGCGAAAGAATTCGGAGCCCGTGGCATCGCTGCCAATGTCGTAGCACCTGGAGCCATTGAGACTGATTTTGGTGGCGGCGTGGTCCGGGATAACCCTGAAGTAAATAAATTCATCGCATCTCAAACGGCTTTAGGACGAGTCGGCGTTCCTGAAGATATTGGAGGTGTGATTGCCTCTCTTCTTTCTGAAGATAATGCCTGGATCAATGCTCAACGAATTGAAGCTTCCGGTGGGATGTTTCTTTAA
- a CDS encoding phosphoenolpyruvate synthase encodes MLVTPKSTLFFAKNEAGGKGFNLYLMSQAGLPVPEWVVFGKRFFQEFLASPSVKTNLSLIMQRLSAKELTPLQAEAEVRALFEKTDLSKNLSESLDKALKDLGANNVFSVRSSAADEDSLSHSFAGQLSSYLYVSGKEDILKYIRQCWISAFSERSLVYRLENGIDLQKISVSVVLQRMIDPDKSGVLFTCDPVEKKIDRYVVSSVYGVGEGLVSGTLDADSFWLEAHSGKLLKEEVVEKKEMMKKSSSGHCSTLPVPSNLVNTASLTQEELSKLYRLGHKIQEQYHRPQDIEWAIEGGKIYILQTRPVTTLQADLIGYPNLWDNSNIIESYGGLTSPLSFSFALRNYKAVYVQFCEVLGVPNEIIKDMDSYLGYMLGSLNGRVYYNLFNWYKLVGVLPGFKQNREFMETMMGVSEALSEEIADRIKPHPSWDTFSGRIRKAITGFNFIKYHFTIQSTVDDFLATFHRDYDKYRSLPLKRMRGDQLIRIYMELERNMLGRWKAPIINDFLCMVHFGLLRKLTTTWLKDLDSTIQNDLLAGEGGLESAEPTKALLRLANKAAQNPDLRKLIETIDPAEGLEALNQSPYQEFYKSVLDYLDKYGFRCMSEMKLEEIDLLTDPSYLFVCLKNYLKSGQTEVHDDSHEKSLRTQAEAKVASHLTGFKKKFYFWVLKHARKAVKNRENTRFARTRIYGIARTIFQTIGEDLATMNALEQPRDIFWLTIEEVFGIYNGTLPSYNLKGIIELRKKDYGQFAEETDPRVMTRGAVYWDNTFIKEEIPQVAESGDYDLKGLPCCPGVLEGVVKVILNPSDNLELNGEILVTARTDPGWVPLYPAISGLLVERGSLLSHSAIVAREMGIPAIVSIPGLTKRIKSGMRVRIDAKAGTIKILDE; translated from the coding sequence ACTGTTCTTTGCTAAAAACGAAGCCGGAGGAAAAGGCTTTAATCTTTACCTCATGTCGCAAGCAGGACTTCCCGTTCCCGAATGGGTCGTGTTCGGTAAAAGATTCTTCCAAGAGTTTCTGGCGTCGCCTTCGGTGAAAACAAATTTATCGCTGATTATGCAACGTCTTTCGGCTAAGGAACTCACGCCTCTTCAAGCGGAGGCGGAAGTTCGAGCTCTCTTTGAAAAAACCGATCTCTCCAAAAATCTTTCAGAATCCTTGGACAAAGCATTGAAGGATTTGGGCGCAAACAATGTTTTTTCAGTGCGTTCGTCAGCCGCCGACGAAGACAGTCTTTCGCATTCTTTCGCGGGTCAGCTTTCAAGCTATCTTTATGTCTCAGGCAAAGAAGATATTCTTAAATACATTCGTCAATGCTGGATCTCCGCTTTTTCCGAGCGAAGCTTGGTCTATCGTTTGGAAAATGGCATCGACCTTCAGAAGATTTCTGTGTCGGTGGTTTTACAGCGCATGATTGATCCAGATAAATCCGGTGTTCTTTTCACTTGTGATCCGGTCGAAAAGAAAATCGATCGCTATGTCGTTTCTTCCGTCTATGGCGTTGGTGAAGGACTGGTGTCAGGAACTTTGGATGCAGATTCTTTCTGGCTTGAAGCGCACAGCGGAAAGCTTTTAAAAGAAGAAGTCGTCGAGAAAAAAGAGATGATGAAGAAATCTTCTTCAGGTCACTGCTCGACTCTGCCTGTCCCAAGCAATCTTGTAAACACGGCCTCTTTGACCCAGGAAGAGCTTTCAAAGCTCTATCGTCTCGGGCACAAAATTCAAGAGCAGTATCATCGTCCGCAAGATATTGAATGGGCGATTGAAGGCGGTAAGATCTATATTTTACAAACTCGTCCCGTAACGACATTGCAGGCCGACTTGATTGGTTATCCGAATCTTTGGGACAATTCAAACATCATTGAATCCTATGGAGGTTTGACCTCACCTTTGAGTTTTAGTTTCGCCCTTAGAAACTATAAAGCCGTGTATGTGCAGTTCTGTGAAGTTTTAGGTGTTCCGAATGAGATCATTAAAGACATGGACTCTTACTTAGGATACATGCTGGGATCTTTGAATGGCCGTGTGTACTACAATCTTTTCAATTGGTACAAACTTGTCGGCGTTCTTCCGGGCTTTAAACAGAATCGCGAGTTCATGGAAACCATGATGGGAGTTTCTGAGGCACTCAGCGAAGAAATCGCGGATCGTATCAAACCTCACCCTTCGTGGGACACGTTCAGCGGTCGTATCCGTAAAGCCATCACCGGATTTAATTTTATTAAATATCATTTCACTATTCAAAGCACCGTGGATGACTTTTTGGCGACTTTCCATCGCGACTACGACAAGTACCGAAGTCTGCCGTTAAAGCGGATGCGGGGCGATCAACTGATCCGCATTTACATGGAGCTTGAGCGAAACATGCTGGGCCGCTGGAAGGCTCCCATCATCAATGACTTCTTGTGCATGGTTCACTTCGGCCTTTTGCGTAAGCTGACAACCACGTGGCTCAAAGATTTGGATTCGACCATCCAAAATGACCTTCTTGCGGGTGAAGGGGGACTGGAAAGTGCCGAGCCGACAAAGGCTTTACTGCGCTTAGCAAATAAAGCCGCCCAAAATCCAGACTTACGCAAACTGATCGAGACCATCGATCCCGCCGAGGGTCTGGAGGCTTTAAATCAATCACCTTACCAAGAATTCTATAAGTCCGTCTTAGACTATCTCGACAAGTACGGATTCCGCTGTATGAGTGAGATGAAACTTGAGGAGATCGATCTTCTCACAGATCCAAGTTACCTCTTTGTCTGTTTGAAAAACTATTTGAAGTCAGGTCAGACGGAGGTTCACGATGACTCTCACGAAAAGTCTTTGCGAACTCAAGCCGAAGCCAAAGTGGCTTCGCATCTGACTGGCTTTAAAAAGAAATTTTATTTCTGGGTCCTTAAACACGCCCGTAAAGCCGTGAAGAACCGCGAAAACACGCGTTTTGCGCGCACACGTATTTACGGTATTGCCCGCACGATCTTCCAAACTATTGGTGAAGATTTGGCGACAATGAACGCGCTTGAGCAACCCCGCGATATCTTCTGGCTGACCATCGAAGAAGTCTTTGGGATTTACAACGGCACTCTGCCCTCCTACAACCTGAAGGGCATTATCGAGCTACGCAAAAAAGATTATGGTCAATTCGCTGAAGAAACGGACCCGCGCGTGATGACTCGAGGAGCGGTCTATTGGGACAACACGTTTATTAAAGAAGAGATTCCTCAGGTGGCTGAATCTGGCGACTATGACTTAAAAGGTCTGCCGTGCTGCCCAGGAGTTCTTGAAGGTGTCGTCAAGGTTATCTTAAATCCAAGTGATAACTTGGAACTGAATGGCGAGATTCTGGTGACAGCTCGTACCGATCCAGGGTGGGTCCCTCTTTATCCAGCGATCTCAGGGCTTTTGGTAGAGCGCGGAAGCTTGCTTTCTCACTCGGCCATTGTTGCCAGAGAGATGGGAATCCCTGCGATCGTCAGCATCCCAGGATTAACAAAACGAATTAAATCCGGCATGCGCGTTCGCATTGATGCCAAGGCAGGTACAATTAAAATCTTAGACGAATAA